A genome region from candidate division KSB1 bacterium includes the following:
- a CDS encoding inositol-3-phosphate synthase, with product MEKGEIVSVEIKKPTGKLGVLLPGLGAVGTTFIAGTELVRKGHAKPIGSLTQMGTIRLGKRTEDRVPKIKEFVPLADLHDLVFGGWDIFPDNVYESAKHASVLSDTDLEKVKPELEKIHPMPAVFEPRYVKRLDGPNKKTGDTKMHFAEQLMQDMQTFKTENHVDRLVVIWCGSTETYLEYSSVWESIESFEEGLKNNDESISSSMIYAYAAIKSGVPYVNGAPHMTTDIPALLQLAKQNNVPVAGKDFKTGQTFMKTLLAPGFKARQLGVRGWFSTNILGNRDGEVLDEPLSFRSKEVTKLSALEYIFQPDKNPDLYGNLYHKVRINYYPPSGDNKEGWDNIDIFGWCGYPMQVKVNFLCRDSILAAPLVLDLALFIDLAQRAGYSGIQEWMSFYCKSPMVAEGLYPEHDIFIQLMKLKNTLRHFMGEDLITHLGLDYYE from the coding sequence ATGGAGAAAGGAGAAATTGTGAGCGTAGAAATTAAAAAACCCACCGGAAAATTGGGGGTACTACTTCCGGGTTTGGGAGCAGTGGGAACGACATTTATTGCCGGCACTGAACTGGTCCGAAAGGGCCATGCCAAACCCATTGGGTCTTTGACGCAAATGGGAACCATACGTCTTGGAAAACGCACTGAAGACCGGGTTCCCAAGATCAAAGAGTTTGTGCCTCTCGCCGATTTGCATGATTTGGTGTTCGGGGGATGGGATATTTTTCCGGACAATGTCTACGAATCAGCAAAGCATGCCAGTGTCCTGTCTGATACGGATCTGGAAAAAGTTAAACCCGAACTTGAGAAAATCCATCCCATGCCGGCTGTGTTTGAACCACGCTATGTCAAACGTTTGGACGGTCCCAATAAAAAGACCGGCGACACTAAAATGCATTTTGCCGAGCAGCTTATGCAGGATATGCAAACCTTTAAAACGGAAAATCATGTGGATCGGCTGGTTGTGATTTGGTGCGGCAGCACCGAAACCTATCTCGAATATTCCAGTGTATGGGAAAGCATAGAATCCTTTGAAGAAGGACTGAAAAACAATGATGAAAGCATTTCCAGCAGTATGATCTATGCTTATGCGGCGATCAAATCCGGTGTGCCCTATGTAAACGGCGCACCGCATATGACCACGGATATCCCGGCCCTCTTGCAGCTTGCCAAACAAAATAACGTGCCCGTTGCCGGTAAGGATTTTAAAACCGGTCAAACGTTTATGAAAACCCTTCTTGCGCCCGGCTTTAAAGCCCGGCAATTGGGGGTGCGCGGCTGGTTTTCCACCAATATTCTCGGCAACCGGGATGGTGAAGTGCTGGATGAACCCCTGTCGTTCCGCTCCAAAGAGGTGACCAAGCTGTCTGCGCTTGAATATATTTTCCAACCGGATAAAAATCCCGACCTTTATGGTAACCTTTATCACAAAGTGCGTATTAATTATTATCCACCCAGCGGTGACAATAAAGAAGGCTGGGATAATATCGATATTTTCGGATGGTGCGGATATCCCATGCAGGTCAAGGTCAATTTTTTGTGCCGGGACAGCATTCTGGCCGCCCCTCTGGTTTTGGATTTGGCTCTTTTTATTGATCTGGCGCAGCGCGCCGGGTATTCCGGTATTCAGGAATGGATGTCATTTTACTGTAAAAGCCCGATGGTCGCAGAAGGTCTTTATCCCGAACATGATATTTTCATCCAATTGATGAAGCTGAAAAACACGCTGCGTCATTTCATGGGAGAGGATTTGATTACCCATTTGGGCCTGGACTATTACGAATAA
- a CDS encoding CDP-alcohol phosphatidyltransferase family protein produces the protein MNPNWFTTLSLILCMLASVYFARGSLRSAALLLMIGGLFDMIDGQVARASNRVTRFGALYDSTLDRFSEIFIFIGISIHIISTDVLPYLSLGIKASVLMLALSGSLMVSYVRARAESLDFECKKGLLQRPERFVLLILASLISGHMLIAVLVFLAVFTHITAVQRLIYVFQHENSRKWENIENPGHE, from the coding sequence CTGAATCCGAATTGGTTTACCACACTTTCTTTGATATTATGCATGCTCGCATCGGTTTATTTTGCCCGGGGCAGTCTGCGTTCCGCGGCCCTGCTGCTGATGATCGGAGGGCTCTTTGATATGATTGACGGACAGGTGGCGCGGGCATCAAATCGAGTGACGCGTTTTGGCGCATTGTATGATTCAACTCTGGATCGGTTTTCGGAAATTTTTATTTTTATCGGGATATCCATTCATATCATTTCGACCGATGTTCTGCCGTATTTGAGTTTGGGGATCAAAGCATCTGTCCTTATGCTTGCTCTCTCCGGTTCACTGATGGTGAGTTACGTGCGTGCCCGGGCGGAAAGCCTGGACTTTGAATGCAAAAAAGGTCTGTTGCAGAGGCCCGAACGCTTTGTTCTGTTGATCCTTGCTTCATTGATTTCCGGTCATATGTTGATTGCGGTCCTGGTGTTTCTGGCCGTTTTCACCCATATTACCGCTGTTCAAAGACTGATTTATGTGTTTCAGCATGAAAACTCGCGCAAATGGGAAAACATCGAAAACCCCGGTCATGAATAA
- a CDS encoding DUF2851 family protein, whose translation MRDGFVSTLISLFAQEKRRPRLMISELERLFQIKASVFWENHFSFRSVAPPNLGVTFLIGRKRARDIILNIILPGLIAYARETDDRRLKSAVRMCICNIRCPVKTKSPARCGFVCSAIKKAGVSVWTGDVSSRV comes from the coding sequence ATGCGTGACGGTTTTGTTTCGACACTGATCAGTCTTTTTGCGCAGGAAAAACGCCGTCCCCGCTTGATGATATCCGAGTTGGAGCGACTGTTCCAGATCAAAGCATCGGTTTTCTGGGAGAATCATTTTTCCTTCAGATCCGTTGCCCCTCCTAATCTCGGCGTTACATTTCTGATTGGACGGAAGCGTGCCCGTGATATTATTTTGAATATTATTTTACCCGGATTGATTGCTTATGCCCGTGAGACCGACGATCGTCGGCTCAAGAGCGCTGTGCGGATGTGTATCTGCAATATCCGCTGTCCGGTGAAAACGAAATCACCCGCACGATGCGGCTTCGTCTGTTCGGCGATCAAAAAGGCGGGCGTCAGTGTGTGGACCGGGGATGTGTCCAGCAGGGTTTGA
- a CDS encoding DUF2851 family protein produces MNPTPNTDRKAVSDEIVCALADKDPMTIQCVLEQMGRKQLVLKVARMLEKREILSWDQLLFANICQALGYSKNQISFQRLACNVPIRENFGTTSGMMPPKVGLLKCEAVLFGAAGFFGEESNLIQPEDPYVKETCRVVEYVSLSG; encoded by the coding sequence TTGAATCCTACACCGAATACAGACCGGAAAGCCGTTTCAGACGAGATTGTGTGTGCCCTGGCCGATAAAGACCCCATGACTATACAATGTGTTCTGGAGCAAATGGGGCGTAAACAACTGGTTCTCAAAGTTGCCAGGATGCTTGAAAAGCGCGAAATCCTCTCCTGGGATCAGTTGTTATTTGCGAATATCTGCCAAGCGCTGGGGTATTCTAAAAATCAAATTTCCTTCCAAAGATTAGCTTGTAATGTGCCCATCAGAGAAAATTTCGGGACTACATCTGGAATGATGCCGCCAAAGGTGGGACTGTTGAAATGCGAAGCCGTGTTGTTCGGGGCGGCCGGATTTTTCGGCGAGGAAAGTAATTTAATTCAGCCGGAAGACCCCTATGTAAAAGAAACTTGTCGAGTTGTGGAATATGTGTCCCTATCGGGATAA
- a CDS encoding MATE family efflux transporter, with amino-acid sequence MKKSAFRSFIKTSLPAAADLSSQTIMWTIEAILIGKLSAAALAGHGMAIQVVVVFFAVLLTFVVGAGLIINHYLGASNRHEANHIFGQAMIMGIILACCICLIWRFGAVHLFKLIKEGSSSSAQAAGESYLRTLSYFPFIMINFVATGIIRATGDTRHSMTVNLLINSLNVCLSPCLIFGLFFFPKLGVPGAALAAGISHTLGFILSFYYLRSGNVSVRLCFSELSRPRLKSFKYLFLKGFPTTMEQAGWAFGQLVVMGYVGSMGVVYLSTHTIFMRVQNILSMFYMGFSLAAMSYMGKHLGAKDRELAENAAHAAHRAMVLFIMVIVAVMLLSSRFVIKIFTTNPETVALGSGVIFVFALAQIPKAMNNVISGNLRGADELHWLMYTVMAFVLVFEIGFNYIAAFVFGWGLWGVWSIQTVDESIRVGLNYLRFLKGSWRKSASE; translated from the coding sequence TTGAAAAAGTCCGCTTTTAGATCTTTTATCAAAACATCGTTGCCTGCTGCAGCGGATCTCTCCTCGCAGACGATCATGTGGACGATCGAAGCGATCCTCATCGGCAAGTTGTCTGCTGCAGCGCTGGCCGGGCACGGTATGGCCATTCAGGTGGTGGTGGTCTTTTTTGCCGTCTTGCTGACGTTTGTGGTCGGCGCCGGGCTGATCATCAATCATTACCTCGGTGCAAGCAACAGACACGAGGCGAATCATATATTTGGTCAGGCAATGATCATGGGAATCATACTCGCCTGCTGCATATGCCTGATCTGGCGCTTTGGCGCCGTGCATTTGTTCAAGCTGATCAAGGAAGGAAGTTCGTCCTCAGCTCAGGCTGCGGGCGAATCTTATCTGAGAACCCTCTCTTATTTTCCCTTTATTATGATTAATTTTGTGGCAACGGGCATTATCCGGGCCACCGGTGATACCCGGCATTCCATGACCGTCAATCTTCTCATCAACAGTTTAAATGTCTGTCTGTCACCCTGTTTGATATTCGGATTGTTTTTTTTTCCAAAACTTGGTGTCCCGGGGGCCGCTCTGGCTGCCGGAATTTCACATACTTTGGGATTTATCCTCTCTTTTTATTATTTAAGAAGCGGCAACGTCTCTGTCCGTCTTTGTTTTTCAGAACTGTCCCGTCCCCGCCTAAAGAGCTTTAAATATTTATTCCTTAAAGGATTTCCAACCACGATGGAGCAGGCAGGATGGGCCTTTGGTCAGCTGGTGGTCATGGGATACGTTGGAAGTATGGGGGTGGTTTATCTCAGTACGCATACGATTTTTATGCGTGTGCAAAATATATTATCCATGTTTTATATGGGATTCAGTCTGGCGGCAATGAGTTATATGGGTAAACATCTCGGCGCCAAAGATCGCGAGCTTGCGGAAAATGCAGCGCATGCGGCGCATCGTGCGATGGTGCTGTTTATCATGGTCATCGTTGCTGTCATGCTGCTGTCTTCCCGTTTTGTCATTAAAATATTCACTACAAATCCTGAAACCGTGGCGTTGGGGTCCGGTGTCATCTTTGTATTTGCCCTGGCACAAATCCCAAAGGCTATGAATAATGTGATCAGCGGCAATCTCCGCGGTGCGGATGAACTGCACTGGTTGATGTATACCGTAATGGCTTTTGTCCTTGTGTTTGAGATTGGTTTCAATTATATTGCAGCATTCGTATTCGGCTGGGGACTTTGGGGTGTGTGGTCCATACAGACAGTGGATGAATCGATACGCGTGGGTTTGAATTATTTACGTTTCCTGAAAGGGTCATGGAGGAAAAGCGCATCCGAATGA
- a CDS encoding DUF2851 family protein, translated as MSMIGEPARESFLYYLWQNRSFEHHDLRTLCGRRVEILEKGRQNHDSGPDFLDALLRIDGELKRGDVEIHSVAGDWFAHRHHQDPRYNSVLLHVVTMDCKQNFETLCENGGTVPILNLDHYLEQAAEELESYTEYRPESRFRRDCVCPGR; from the coding sequence ATGAGTATGATCGGAGAACCTGCGAGAGAAAGTTTTCTTTATTATCTCTGGCAGAATCGTTCATTTGAACATCATGATTTGCGGACTTTATGCGGCCGGCGGGTTGAGATTCTGGAAAAAGGCCGCCAAAATCATGATTCAGGACCGGATTTCTTAGATGCTCTGTTGAGGATTGATGGAGAACTAAAGCGCGGTGATGTCGAGATACACTCTGTTGCGGGGGATTGGTTTGCGCACCGTCATCATCAGGATCCGCGTTACAATTCCGTTCTGCTGCATGTGGTGACCATGGACTGCAAGCAAAATTTCGAGACTTTGTGTGAAAACGGTGGGACGGTTCCGATATTGAACCTGGACCATTATCTGGAACAGGCGGCGGAGGAACTTGAATCCTACACCGAATACAGACCGGAAAGCCGTTTCAGACGAGATTGTGTGTGCCCTGGCCGATAA
- the rsmI gene encoding 16S rRNA (cytidine(1402)-2'-O)-methyltransferase yields MNTNSEEIEKSALGKLYLVSTPIGNLEDISYRAVSVLNSVDHILAEDTRKSKILLSHYKIATACSSYHDHNKTKVTPVLVERLVGGEDMALITDAGTPGISDPAFFLVREALKQNVQIHAIPGPTALISALVVSGLPTDRFVFEGFLPVKKGRKKRLEALIHEPELLFFTNPPIVF; encoded by the coding sequence TTGAACACGAATTCAGAAGAGATCGAAAAATCTGCGTTAGGAAAATTGTACCTGGTCAGCACGCCCATTGGTAATCTGGAAGATATCTCATATCGGGCGGTTTCGGTATTAAACTCTGTCGATCATATTTTGGCCGAAGATACGCGCAAAAGCAAGATACTGCTGTCCCATTATAAGATAGCAACCGCGTGTTCCAGCTATCACGATCATAACAAGACAAAGGTTACACCCGTTTTGGTGGAGCGGCTTGTGGGGGGAGAGGATATGGCTCTCATTACGGACGCAGGCACTCCGGGGATTTCCGATCCCGCTTTTTTTCTGGTTCGGGAAGCATTGAAACAAAATGTTCAAATTCACGCGATCCCCGGACCCACCGCACTGATTTCGGCGCTGGTTGTTTCCGGATTGCCCACGGATCGATTTGTGTTCGAAGGATTTTTGCCGGTGAAAAAGGGCCGCAAAAAAAGGCTCGAGGCGCTGATTCATGAGCCCGAACTATTATTTTTTACGAATCCCCCTATCGTATTCTAA